A genomic segment from Luteibacter aegosomatis encodes:
- a CDS encoding flagellar protein FliT, whose translation MNDLVWCDVGRVLELTESMHEAASESRWDDLIALEAERDPVLHTGTMRQSPETLETLKSIMLLDKLITDLASAARDETARELGQARRVRRAVAAYSSF comes from the coding sequence ATGAACGACCTCGTCTGGTGCGACGTGGGCCGGGTGCTGGAACTGACCGAATCCATGCACGAGGCGGCCAGCGAATCGCGCTGGGACGACCTGATCGCGCTCGAGGCCGAGCGCGATCCCGTGCTGCACACGGGCACGATGCGCCAGTCCCCCGAGACCCTCGAGACGCTGAAGTCGATCATGCTGCTCGACAAGCTGATCACCGACCTGGCGTCCGCCGCACGCGACGAAACCGCCCGGGAGCTGGGTCAGGCCCGCCGCGTGCGTCGCGCCGTGGCCGCGTATAGTTCGTTCTGA
- a CDS encoding PilZ domain-containing protein has translation MSDEGWTAFSDRVAWEARFHAVCEARERPDAGELALVNDRNASVLVAVSALMERRSETTAEDDGALSQEITRLDAKLNVLMEIVNRLLLPQANLPPRIAVRFNAMGAVLPWDGLPPTGQHVMLRLHFDACRALPLELPGVRLPGPSDGRGFIGFDGLSEPVRDGIERLVFRQHRRQVAEARAQARPVDSLDG, from the coding sequence ATGAGCGACGAAGGCTGGACGGCTTTTTCCGATCGCGTGGCATGGGAGGCTCGTTTCCATGCCGTGTGCGAAGCGCGCGAACGGCCCGACGCGGGCGAGCTGGCCCTCGTCAACGACCGCAATGCCAGCGTGCTGGTCGCCGTGTCGGCCCTCATGGAGCGGCGCAGCGAGACGACCGCCGAAGACGATGGCGCCCTCAGCCAGGAAATCACCCGGCTCGACGCCAAGCTCAACGTGCTGATGGAAATCGTCAACCGATTGCTCCTGCCGCAGGCCAACCTGCCGCCGCGCATCGCCGTACGCTTCAACGCCATGGGTGCCGTGCTGCCCTGGGACGGCCTGCCGCCGACCGGCCAGCACGTGATGCTCCGCCTGCATTTCGACGCCTGCCGGGCCCTGCCGCTGGAACTGCCCGGCGTGCGCCTGCCGGGGCCGTCCGACGGCCGCGGGTTCATCGGCTTCGACGGGCTCAGCGAGCCGGTGCGCGATGGCATCGAGCGCCTGGTGTTCCGCCAGCATCGCCGGCAAGTGGCCGAGGCCCGGGCACAGGCCCGGCCGGTGGACTCCCTGGACGGTTGA
- a CDS encoding sigma-54 dependent transcriptional regulator produces the protein MKSSNFLVVESDRARADGIMSVLAFLGYRPVLASGLQAADAAESWRGIFVGTAEDEVELDSYVALLGRSGRDLPMLVAADSPLAAMLISDDSRSQSVELVDVPLRYERLSEALRALQSRIQPPAASLRMVGQSGPMQRVNALIRQVAPFDSSVLVLGESGSGKEMVARTIHECSPRRDKPFVAINCGAIPAELLESELFGHEKGAFTGAISTRKGRFELAEGGTLFLDEIGDMSLPMQVKLLRVLQERVFERVGGNRPQRCDVRIIAATHRNLEEAIERGGFREDLYYRLSVFPLEMPPLRQRLEDLPALIGEFNQRLVQRGLSSVRFSPGAMNALCRHGWPGNVRELSNLVERMAILMPHGEVRAADLPEKYRGAVPLEEVSGAALIAMMEAEPEVTESFTALGANDGDPSVLPQGGLDLKDHLAGIEIGLIRQALDSANGVVAHAAKLLRVQRTTLVEKLRKYGLSEAAQAG, from the coding sequence ATGAAGTCGTCCAACTTTCTCGTCGTCGAATCCGACCGCGCCCGTGCCGACGGCATCATGTCGGTGCTGGCCTTCCTCGGATACCGCCCCGTGCTGGCCAGCGGCCTGCAGGCGGCGGACGCGGCGGAGAGTTGGCGCGGGATCTTCGTCGGCACCGCGGAAGACGAGGTGGAGCTCGACAGCTACGTCGCCTTGCTCGGACGCAGCGGGCGCGACCTGCCGATGCTGGTCGCCGCCGATTCGCCGCTGGCCGCCATGCTGATCTCCGACGATTCGCGCAGCCAGAGCGTCGAGCTGGTGGACGTGCCCCTGCGTTACGAGCGCCTGTCCGAAGCCCTGCGGGCCCTGCAGTCACGCATCCAGCCGCCGGCCGCGAGCCTGCGCATGGTCGGCCAGTCCGGTCCGATGCAGCGGGTCAACGCCCTGATCCGCCAGGTGGCGCCTTTCGATTCCAGCGTGCTGGTGCTCGGCGAGTCCGGCAGCGGCAAGGAAATGGTCGCCCGCACCATCCACGAATGCTCCCCGCGCCGCGACAAGCCCTTCGTGGCGATCAATTGCGGCGCGATCCCGGCGGAACTGCTCGAAAGCGAACTGTTCGGCCATGAAAAAGGCGCCTTCACCGGTGCGATCAGCACCCGCAAGGGACGTTTCGAACTGGCCGAGGGCGGCACGCTGTTCCTCGACGAGATCGGCGACATGAGCCTGCCGATGCAGGTAAAGCTGCTTCGCGTACTGCAGGAGCGCGTCTTCGAGCGCGTGGGCGGCAACCGTCCGCAGCGCTGCGACGTGCGCATCATCGCTGCCACCCATCGCAATCTCGAGGAGGCCATCGAGCGTGGTGGCTTCCGCGAAGACCTCTATTACCGCCTGTCGGTGTTTCCGTTGGAGATGCCGCCGCTGCGCCAGCGCCTGGAAGACCTGCCGGCGCTCATCGGCGAATTCAACCAGCGCCTGGTCCAGCGCGGCCTGTCGTCGGTACGCTTCTCGCCCGGCGCGATGAACGCCCTTTGCCGCCACGGTTGGCCGGGCAACGTGCGTGAACTGTCGAACCTCGTCGAGCGCATGGCCATCCTCATGCCGCACGGCGAAGTGCGTGCCGCCGACCTGCCGGAAAAATACCGCGGCGCCGTGCCGCTGGAAGAGGTGTCCGGTGCGGCCCTCATCGCGATGATGGAAGCCGAGCCGGAAGTGACCGAGAGCTTCACGGCCCTCGGTGCCAACGACGGCGATCCCTCGGTGCTGCCGCAGGGCGGCCTCGACCTGAAGGATCACCTCGCCGGCATCGAGATCGGGCTGATCCGCCAGGCGCTGGATTCGGCCAACGGCGTGGTGGCCCACGCGGCCAAGCTGCTGCGCGTGCAGCGGACGACGCTGGTGGAGAAGCTGCGTAAGTACGGCTTGTCCGAGGCGGCGCAGGCGGGTTGA
- the fliE gene encoding flagellar hook-basal body complex protein FliE, which yields MSTIDVNNLLSQMRRISAQTEMPAIRGVGGLGNETTPVGKGSFGDVLKQSIDGVAKAQDKAEKLSSAFERGDPQVDLAQVMIQGQRADLGFRAMTEVRNKFVDAYKDIMNMSI from the coding sequence ATGAGCACGATCGACGTCAACAACCTCCTGTCCCAGATGCGCCGCATCAGCGCGCAGACCGAGATGCCCGCGATCCGCGGCGTCGGCGGCCTGGGCAACGAAACGACGCCGGTCGGCAAGGGCAGCTTCGGCGACGTGCTGAAGCAATCCATCGACGGCGTGGCCAAAGCGCAGGACAAGGCGGAGAAACTCTCCAGCGCGTTCGAGCGCGGCGACCCGCAGGTCGATCTCGCTCAGGTGATGATCCAGGGCCAGCGAGCCGATCTCGGCTTTCGCGCCATGACCGAAGTACGCAACAAGTTCGTCGATGCGTACAAAGACATCATGAACATGTCGATCTGA
- the fliF gene encoding flagellar basal-body MS-ring/collar protein FliF, whose product MDSLKSLAQTPAARQLFMLAGIAAAVAIGIAAVMWSRAPNYGLLYGGLEQKDAAAVTQALQSANTPYTLSADGSSIFVPAADVAGVRLKLAGQGLPQGNAANTIPASDSPFGMSDMAERARYQSMLENDLSSTIAGLQSVRAARVHLAMPKPSAFIRDNKPASASVVVTLYPGRQLDQGQVAAIVHLVAASVPGLDTRQVSVIDQTGNLLTVSDPDSAMAIGDSRMRLSNRIEATYTQRVEDLLTPLVGAGKVRAQVFADLDFSQTEKASETFNHDNPALRSEQTSSETRTDAANQGGVPGALSNQPPNTGGNATAANPGNANAAKPGTQAATQQTAQTPTQNSQSATRNYELDRTVSHVTDPAGKVARLTVAVVVDNKQVMGKDGKPSSVPFTPEELTRLTDLTKNAVGFSASRGDSVSVINEPFRGAVADVEPTGTPFWERPGMLDLIKQGLGVMVALVVGFFVLRPMLKGLLKPAPIAMNNVALAGPMPTVSVMVDDDDMTPDRVTATAQPQIGSPQLLAYEQKVGLAKRMAAENPKQIAQVVKSWVGADGD is encoded by the coding sequence ATGGACTCGCTGAAGTCCCTCGCGCAGACGCCCGCGGCACGACAGTTGTTCATGCTGGCCGGCATCGCCGCCGCGGTCGCCATCGGCATCGCCGCCGTGATGTGGTCGCGCGCGCCGAACTACGGCCTGCTCTACGGCGGCCTCGAGCAGAAGGACGCCGCCGCCGTCACCCAGGCCCTGCAAAGCGCCAACACGCCCTATACGCTCAGCGCCGACGGCAGCTCGATCTTCGTGCCCGCCGCCGACGTCGCCGGCGTGCGCCTGAAGCTGGCCGGCCAGGGCCTGCCGCAGGGCAACGCCGCCAACACCATTCCGGCTTCCGATTCGCCGTTCGGCATGAGCGACATGGCCGAGCGCGCCCGCTACCAGTCGATGCTGGAAAACGATCTTTCCTCCACCATCGCCGGCCTGCAGTCGGTGCGCGCCGCGCGCGTGCACCTGGCGATGCCCAAGCCGTCGGCCTTCATCCGCGACAACAAGCCGGCCAGCGCGTCGGTGGTGGTCACGCTGTATCCGGGCCGCCAGCTCGACCAGGGCCAGGTGGCCGCCATCGTGCACCTGGTGGCCGCCAGCGTGCCGGGCCTGGATACGCGCCAGGTATCCGTCATCGACCAGACGGGCAACCTGCTGACCGTGAGCGATCCGGATAGCGCGATGGCCATCGGCGACAGCCGCATGCGTCTTTCCAATCGCATCGAGGCCACGTACACGCAGCGCGTGGAAGACCTGCTCACGCCACTGGTGGGTGCGGGCAAGGTACGCGCGCAGGTATTCGCCGACCTCGATTTCTCGCAGACCGAGAAGGCGAGCGAAACCTTCAACCATGACAACCCCGCGCTGCGCAGCGAGCAGACCAGCAGCGAAACGCGCACCGACGCGGCCAACCAGGGCGGCGTGCCCGGCGCGCTGAGCAACCAGCCGCCGAACACGGGCGGCAACGCCACTGCGGCGAATCCGGGCAACGCCAACGCGGCCAAGCCGGGTACGCAGGCCGCCACGCAGCAGACCGCGCAGACCCCGACGCAGAATTCGCAGAGCGCCACGCGCAATTACGAGCTCGATCGCACCGTCAGCCACGTGACCGATCCGGCCGGCAAGGTCGCGCGACTCACCGTGGCCGTGGTGGTCGACAACAAGCAGGTGATGGGCAAGGACGGCAAGCCGAGCAGCGTGCCCTTCACCCCGGAAGAGCTCACCCGCCTCACCGACCTCACCAAGAACGCCGTGGGCTTCAGCGCCTCGCGCGGCGACAGCGTCAGCGTCATCAACGAGCCCTTCCGCGGCGCGGTGGCCGACGTCGAGCCCACGGGCACGCCGTTCTGGGAGCGTCCGGGCATGCTCGACCTCATCAAGCAGGGCCTGGGCGTGATGGTGGCCCTGGTGGTCGGCTTCTTCGTGTTGCGTCCGATGCTCAAGGGCCTGTTGAAGCCGGCACCGATCGCGATGAACAATGTCGCGCTGGCCGGTCCGATGCCCACCGTGTCGGTGATGGTGGATGACGACGACATGACGCCCGACCGCGTCACCGCCACCGCGCAGCCGCAGATCGGCTCGCCGCAGTTGCTCGCGTACGAACAGAAGGTGGGCCTCGCCAAGCGCATGGCCGCCGAAAACCCGAAACAGATCGCGCAGGTCGTGAAGAGCTGGGTGGGCGCCGATGGCGACTGA
- the fliG gene encoding flagellar motor switch protein FliG, translated as MKEALTGAQKAAVLLLTLGEDDAASILKHLGAREVQAVGTAMAALKSVSREQVELVLTQLQEDAGQHTAIGVGTEEYIRRILVNALGENKAGGLIDRILLGRSSKGLESLKWMESRAIAEMVGQEHPQIIALVLAHLEPDQAAEVIGYLPARTRSDVVMRVATLDGVQPHALNELDEIMERQFSGNSNKLKSATVGGLKAAANILNAMETAKEAELMSTIRGIDSALGERIEELMFVFDDLAEIDDRSMQTLLREVPSARLITALKGADAAIREKIFANMSKRAADMLRDDLEVKGPVRLSEVDAAQKEVLATARRLADAGQINLAGGGDEFV; from the coding sequence ATGAAAGAAGCCCTCACCGGCGCGCAGAAAGCCGCCGTGCTGCTGCTCACGCTGGGCGAAGACGACGCGGCCTCCATCCTCAAGCACCTCGGCGCGCGTGAGGTGCAGGCCGTCGGTACGGCGATGGCGGCGCTGAAAAGCGTCTCGCGTGAGCAGGTGGAGCTGGTGCTCACGCAGTTGCAGGAAGACGCCGGCCAGCACACCGCCATCGGCGTGGGCACCGAGGAGTACATCCGCCGCATCCTGGTCAACGCGCTGGGCGAGAACAAGGCCGGCGGCCTCATCGACCGCATCCTCCTGGGCCGCAGCAGCAAGGGCCTGGAATCGCTCAAGTGGATGGAGAGCCGCGCCATCGCCGAGATGGTGGGCCAGGAGCATCCGCAGATCATCGCGCTGGTGCTGGCGCACCTCGAACCCGACCAGGCCGCCGAAGTGATCGGCTACCTGCCGGCGCGCACGCGCAGCGACGTGGTGATGCGCGTGGCGACGCTCGACGGCGTGCAGCCGCATGCGCTCAACGAGCTGGACGAAATCATGGAGCGCCAGTTCTCCGGCAATTCCAACAAGCTGAAGTCGGCCACCGTCGGCGGCCTCAAGGCCGCGGCGAACATCCTCAACGCCATGGAGACCGCGAAGGAGGCCGAGTTGATGAGCACGATCCGCGGCATCGACTCCGCCCTGGGCGAGCGCATCGAAGAACTCATGTTCGTATTCGACGACCTCGCCGAGATCGACGACCGCAGCATGCAGACGCTGCTGCGCGAAGTGCCGTCGGCGCGCCTCATCACCGCGCTCAAGGGCGCCGATGCGGCCATTCGCGAGAAGATCTTCGCCAACATGTCCAAGCGTGCCGCCGACATGCTGCGCGACGACCTCGAGGTGAAGGGGCCGGTCCGCCTGTCCGAAGTGGATGCGGCGCAGAAGGAAGTGCTGGCCACCGCGCGCCGCCTGGCTGACGCCGGCCAGATCAACCTCGCCGGCGGCGGCGACGAGTTCGTCTGA
- a CDS encoding flagellar assembly protein FliH has product MSLTSILSRERVERFERWELPVVGAAEPQPADDEQEDQGPQRPTVAEIEAIERQAREEGFNAGLAEGRAMAKRELTAQVARIDALIEAMQRPFADLDHEVAADLAALATVIAERVLGYEIATRPEKIVEVVRQAVDALPAATRHLKIHLHPADAAIVREHRSSLDHEGTVIDDAALERGDVRLESEHSRLDARVRTRLAAVVDSVLVSPVEGDEPVADDAP; this is encoded by the coding sequence ATGAGCCTCACGTCCATCCTTTCCCGCGAACGCGTCGAACGCTTCGAGCGCTGGGAGCTGCCCGTGGTGGGCGCCGCGGAGCCGCAGCCCGCCGACGACGAGCAGGAAGACCAGGGCCCCCAGCGTCCGACCGTGGCCGAGATCGAGGCCATCGAACGCCAGGCCCGCGAAGAGGGTTTCAACGCCGGGCTCGCCGAAGGCCGGGCCATGGCCAAGCGCGAGCTCACCGCCCAGGTCGCGCGCATCGACGCGCTCATCGAGGCCATGCAACGGCCCTTCGCCGACCTGGACCACGAGGTGGCGGCCGATCTCGCCGCGCTGGCGACGGTGATCGCCGAGCGGGTACTGGGCTACGAGATCGCCACGCGCCCGGAGAAGATCGTCGAGGTGGTGCGCCAGGCCGTGGATGCCTTGCCCGCCGCCACGCGCCACCTGAAGATCCATCTGCATCCCGCCGATGCCGCCATCGTGCGCGAGCATCGCTCGTCGCTCGATCACGAAGGCACGGTGATCGACGACGCGGCGCTCGAGCGTGGCGACGTGCGGCTGGAAAGCGAACACTCCCGCCTCGACGCGCGCGTGCGCACGCGCCTTGCCGCCGTGGTCGACAGCGTGCTCGTATCGCCGGTCGAAGGCGACGAACCCGTCGCGGACGACGCGCCGTGA
- the fliI gene encoding flagellar protein export ATPase FliI has protein sequence MNAESHLAARNAHWREALSAQAANAARVRPLQAEGKLRRVVGLTLEAVGCEAPVGARCMVAAADGKQLETEVVGFSDGRLLLMPTGEMHGVLPNARVTPVAAVSGVPVGDSLLGRVIGPDGVPLDGQGPLLARDRAPLRRDPINPMMRQPIDTPLDTGVRAINSLLTVGRGQRIGLFAGSGVGKSTLMGMMTRFTNADVVVVGLIGERGREVKEFVDHTLGEEGRRRAVVVAAPADAPPLSRLRGAQVATAVAEHFRDEGKRVLLLMDSLTRYAQAQREIALAIGEPPATKGYPPSVFAMLPALVERAGNDAEGRGSITAFYTVLTEGDDYRHDPIADSARAILDGHIVLSRDMAEAGHYPAIDIEASISRVMPAVVSKEHMRSAQRFRQVYSAYRQQRDLIAVGAYQRGSDPRTDEAIALYPKLSAFLQQETDEPVTIDEAIAGLAATTRTD, from the coding sequence GTGAATGCCGAATCGCACCTCGCCGCTCGCAACGCGCATTGGCGCGAGGCGCTGTCGGCGCAGGCGGCCAACGCCGCCCGCGTACGCCCGTTGCAGGCCGAGGGCAAGCTGCGCCGCGTGGTCGGGCTCACGCTGGAGGCCGTCGGTTGCGAGGCGCCCGTGGGTGCGCGCTGCATGGTCGCCGCCGCCGACGGCAAGCAACTGGAAACGGAGGTGGTCGGCTTTTCCGACGGCCGCCTGCTGCTCATGCCCACCGGCGAGATGCATGGCGTGTTGCCGAATGCGCGGGTGACCCCCGTAGCCGCGGTATCGGGCGTCCCCGTGGGCGACTCGCTGCTGGGCCGCGTGATCGGTCCGGACGGCGTGCCGCTGGACGGGCAGGGGCCCTTGCTGGCGCGCGATCGTGCGCCGCTGCGTCGCGATCCGATCAACCCGATGATGCGCCAGCCGATCGACACGCCGCTGGACACGGGCGTGCGCGCGATCAATTCGCTGCTCACCGTGGGCCGTGGCCAGCGTATCGGCCTGTTCGCCGGTTCGGGCGTCGGTAAATCCACGCTCATGGGCATGATGACGCGCTTCACCAACGCCGACGTGGTGGTGGTGGGCCTGATCGGCGAGCGCGGCCGCGAAGTGAAGGAGTTCGTCGACCACACGCTGGGCGAGGAAGGACGCCGTCGCGCCGTGGTGGTCGCCGCCCCGGCCGACGCACCTCCGCTGTCGCGCCTGCGTGGCGCGCAGGTGGCTACGGCCGTGGCCGAGCATTTCCGCGACGAGGGCAAGCGCGTGCTGCTGCTCATGGACTCGCTCACGCGTTACGCCCAGGCGCAACGCGAAATCGCCCTGGCGATCGGCGAGCCGCCCGCGACCAAGGGCTACCCGCCGTCGGTGTTCGCGATGCTGCCGGCCCTGGTCGAGCGCGCGGGCAACGATGCCGAGGGGCGCGGTTCGATCACCGCGTTCTATACCGTGCTCACCGAAGGCGACGATTACCGCCACGACCCCATCGCCGATTCGGCGCGCGCCATCCTCGACGGCCACATCGTGCTCTCGCGCGACATGGCCGAAGCGGGTCATTACCCCGCCATCGACATCGAGGCATCGATCAGCCGCGTGATGCCGGCGGTGGTGAGCAAGGAACACATGCGTTCGGCGCAGCGCTTCCGCCAGGTGTATTCGGCCTATCGCCAGCAGCGCGACCTGATCGCCGTGGGCGCTTACCAGCGCGGCAGCGACCCTCGCACGGACGAGGCCATTGCCCTGTATCCGAAACTGTCGGCCTTCCTCCAGCAGGAAACCGACGAGCCCGTGACCATCGACGAGGCCATCGCCGGCCTCGCCGCCACCACGAGGACCGACTGA
- the fliJ gene encoding flagellar export protein FliJ — protein MPSRADRLQPVVDLAAEKAEDATRALATHQRALADAEHQLSELRRYRNEYAEMPAGIGVAALLNRQQFLQKIDMAIVQQLGEVQRRERALDGARVAWSDARGRAKALDSVTTKYRDQERKSQDRREQEQADERSQYRRTPRNAD, from the coding sequence ATGCCTTCGCGCGCCGACCGCCTGCAACCGGTGGTGGACCTCGCCGCCGAAAAGGCCGAGGACGCCACCCGCGCGCTCGCCACGCACCAGCGCGCCCTGGCCGACGCGGAACACCAGCTCTCCGAGCTTCGCCGGTACCGCAACGAATACGCCGAGATGCCCGCGGGCATCGGCGTCGCCGCGTTGCTCAACCGCCAGCAGTTCCTGCAGAAGATCGACATGGCCATCGTGCAGCAGCTGGGCGAGGTGCAGCGCCGCGAGCGCGCGCTCGACGGCGCGCGCGTGGCGTGGAGCGATGCGCGCGGCCGCGCGAAGGCGCTGGATTCGGTCACCACGAAATACCGCGATCAGGAACGCAAGTCGCAGGACCGCCGTGAGCAGGAACAGGCCGACGAGCGTTCCCAGTACCGCCGCACCCCCAGGAATGCGGACTGA
- a CDS encoding flagellar hook-length control protein FliK → MNNASLVLNVAAPSPSMGQAPAAPSNDGTSAGRGFDAAMAAAHVDAGKPNAAPAPPPKPKPATSQDTTQANSPDHDASTPTQAKASATPDDDTAKDDDGSGKDDKADGGDTSIAAAMLALIGVPPKAQPAAPTVPADAVGDAADSTATALGLGGLPPLGADVASAAAGIKDGLVDPLGTGANAAVATTPDAAAAASVFASLLATQATDATPDKSDARSATDPLQASPMPMLHNPAPNVVAVPQLQATHPAASPQFAQELGEQIAWMGAGQLKEAQIKLHPEELGTMDVRVNLDGGKVNVAIMAQHPAAVHAVQQTLSQLDSMLAHHGLELGQANVGQRQAGQGGEGGGSAQGQSQGGDDSVSGAPVAATSRVSRGLLDEVA, encoded by the coding sequence ATGAACAACGCCTCGCTCGTCCTCAACGTCGCCGCGCCGTCGCCTTCGATGGGCCAGGCGCCCGCCGCCCCGTCGAATGACGGTACGTCGGCCGGTCGCGGTTTCGATGCCGCCATGGCGGCAGCGCACGTCGACGCGGGCAAGCCGAACGCGGCGCCCGCGCCGCCGCCGAAGCCCAAGCCGGCCACGTCGCAGGACACGACCCAGGCCAATAGTCCCGACCATGACGCCTCGACGCCCACGCAGGCCAAGGCCTCGGCCACCCCCGACGACGACACCGCGAAGGACGACGACGGCTCCGGCAAGGACGACAAGGCCGACGGCGGCGACACCTCCATCGCCGCCGCGATGCTGGCGCTGATCGGCGTGCCGCCCAAGGCGCAGCCGGCCGCGCCGACGGTGCCCGCCGATGCCGTCGGCGACGCCGCGGACAGCACGGCGACGGCCCTGGGCCTGGGTGGTTTGCCGCCGCTCGGCGCCGACGTCGCGTCGGCCGCGGCGGGTATCAAGGATGGGCTGGTGGATCCGCTCGGTACGGGTGCGAACGCTGCCGTCGCGACGACGCCGGATGCCGCCGCGGCCGCTTCCGTCTTTGCCTCGTTGCTTGCCACCCAGGCTACCGACGCCACGCCCGACAAGAGCGATGCGCGCTCGGCGACCGATCCGTTGCAGGCGTCGCCCATGCCCATGCTGCACAACCCCGCGCCGAACGTCGTCGCGGTGCCTCAGCTGCAGGCCACGCATCCGGCCGCCTCACCGCAGTTCGCGCAGGAGCTGGGCGAACAGATCGCCTGGATGGGCGCCGGCCAGCTCAAGGAAGCGCAGATCAAGCTGCATCCCGAAGAGCTGGGCACGATGGACGTGCGCGTGAACCTCGACGGTGGCAAGGTCAACGTCGCCATCATGGCGCAGCATCCGGCCGCGGTGCACGCCGTGCAGCAGACGCTGTCGCAGCTCGACAGCATGCTCGCGCATCACGGCCTCGAACTGGGCCAGGCGAACGTCGGCCAGCGCCAGGCGGGGCAGGGTGGCGAAGGCGGCGGCTCCGCGCAGGGACAGTCGCAGGGTGGTGACGATTCGGTGTCCGGCGCGCCGGTGGCGGCGACGTCGCGCGTGTCGCGCGGGCTGCTCGACGAAGTCGCCTGA
- a CDS encoding flagellar basal body-associated FliL family protein, protein MAAAPKNADDAAPAPKKKGKAKLLIIGAIVVLAAGGAGAFVMLKGGHGKGAESAAEAEKAKPALYLQMDPAFVVNFQDDTALRFLQIGVNVMSHDPEAIAAVREADPEIRNALLMLFSAQDVKTLSDVKGKQKLQASALAEVQRILKGKIGRPGVDAVFFTSFIMQ, encoded by the coding sequence ATGGCCGCTGCACCCAAGAACGCCGACGACGCCGCTCCCGCGCCCAAGAAGAAGGGCAAGGCGAAGCTCCTGATCATCGGCGCCATCGTCGTGCTGGCGGCCGGTGGCGCGGGCGCGTTCGTCATGTTGAAGGGTGGCCATGGCAAGGGCGCCGAAAGCGCGGCCGAGGCCGAGAAAGCCAAGCCGGCGTTGTACCTGCAGATGGACCCGGCCTTCGTCGTGAATTTCCAGGACGACACCGCGCTGCGTTTCCTCCAGATCGGCGTCAACGTCATGTCGCACGACCCGGAAGCCATCGCCGCCGTGCGCGAGGCCGATCCGGAAATCCGCAACGCGCTGCTCATGCTGTTTTCGGCGCAGGACGTGAAGACGTTGTCCGACGTGAAGGGCAAGCAGAAGCTGCAGGCGTCGGCCCTGGCGGAGGTACAGCGCATCCTGAAGGGCAAGATCGGCCGCCCGGGCGTGGATGCGGTCTTCTTCACCAGCTTCATCATGCAGTGA
- the fliM gene encoding flagellar motor switch protein FliM yields MSDILTQEEIDALLAGVEGGSVETEIDEPLPPGSILDYDFTQQDRIVRGRLPTLEMVNDRFARYFRANLFNVLRKSCEVSVLGVKMTKFNEYVHSLAVPSNLNLIRIKPLRGTALMVFEPRLVFTVIDNFFGGDGRYHARIEGRDFTPTENRVIQIVLQEAFGAMAEAWAPVLKMQFDFLNSEINPQFANIVSPTETVVVSRFHIELDGGGGEVHLTLPYSMVEPIRELLDAGVQSDRAERDERWIQNLHEEILDAEVEITSMLAEARLTIGDFLHLRKGDVIPINMPDLTTVFAEDVPIFRGRMANSNGNKAIRFETLMRRNAQRPAPLPVEPVADPA; encoded by the coding sequence ATGAGCGACATCCTCACCCAGGAAGAAATCGACGCCCTGCTGGCGGGCGTGGAAGGCGGTTCGGTCGAGACCGAAATCGACGAGCCGTTGCCGCCCGGGTCGATCCTCGACTACGACTTCACCCAGCAGGACCGCATCGTCCGCGGCCGCCTGCCCACGCTGGAAATGGTCAACGACCGTTTCGCGCGCTACTTCCGCGCCAACCTGTTCAACGTGCTGCGCAAGTCGTGCGAAGTGTCGGTGCTGGGCGTGAAGATGACCAAGTTCAACGAGTACGTGCACTCGCTGGCCGTGCCGAGCAACCTTAACCTCATCCGCATCAAGCCGCTGCGCGGCACGGCGCTGATGGTGTTCGAGCCGCGCCTGGTGTTCACCGTCATCGACAACTTCTTCGGCGGCGACGGCCGCTACCACGCGCGCATCGAGGGTCGCGATTTCACGCCCACCGAAAACCGGGTGATCCAGATCGTGCTCCAGGAAGCCTTCGGCGCCATGGCCGAGGCCTGGGCGCCGGTGCTGAAGATGCAGTTCGATTTCCTCAACTCGGAGATCAACCCGCAGTTCGCCAACATCGTGAGTCCCACGGAAACCGTGGTGGTATCGCGCTTCCATATCGAGCTCGACGGCGGCGGCGGCGAAGTGCACCTCACGCTGCCGTACTCCATGGTGGAACCGATCCGCGAACTGCTCGACGCGGGCGTGCAGAGCGATCGCGCCGAGCGCGACGAGCGCTGGATCCAGAACCTGCACGAGGAAATCCTCGATGCCGAGGTGGAAATCACGTCCATGCTCGCCGAAGCGCGCCTGACCATCGGCGACTTCCTGCATCTGCGCAAGGGCGACGTGATTCCCATCAACATGCCCGACCTCACCACGGTCTTCGCCGAAGACGTACCGATCTTCCGCGGCCGCATGGCCAACTCCAACGGCAACAAGGCGATCCGTTTCGAAACACTGATGCGCCGCAATGCGCAGCGCCCCGCGCCCTTGCCGGTCGAACCCGTGGCCGACCCCGCGTAA